A section of the Felis catus isolate Fca126 chromosome B2, F.catus_Fca126_mat1.0, whole genome shotgun sequence genome encodes:
- the ZNF165 gene encoding zinc finger protein 165, with product MTTESKKTTAQNLQENAGLLIVKIEEEDFVWRQDTCFQRSDALRQELCRQLFRQFCYQDSPGPREALSRLRELCHQWLRPETHSKEQILELLVLEQFLTILPAELQAWVREHRPESGEEAVTVLEDLERGADDSVVQVPVLAHGQEIFRGKVVPTGPALSAQFQPVDPKSLHDSSASLVLDYDNESENNGSMPKLDIYEKMESQRILSGRISEFVSEGSAEPQDICKSTDRLKRQWEKESGGSQRPSSAQDGSFSKILTHKNTLTGEISHDGCDRSLNLNSSEFTHQKSHKHSTYDQSFKWNSDFIKHQRIYAGEKIHQYGKSLKSPNLIKHAAIFSGEKTHQCNECGKAFRHSSKLIRHQRIHTGERPYECNECGKGFGGSSDLIRHQRIHTGERPFECKECGRAFSLNSHLILHQRIHTREKPYECSECGKTFRVSSHLIRHLRIHTGEKPYECSECGRAFSQSSHLRQHQRIHKRENLIM from the exons ATGACGACAGAATCAAAGAAAACTACAGCTCAGAACCTTCAGGAGAATGCAGGACTTCTGATAGTGAAGATAGAAGAGGAAGATTTCGTCTGGAGGCAGGACACTTGCTTCCAGAGAAGTGATGCCCTCAGGCAGGAGCTCTGCCGACAGCTTTTCAGGCAGTTCTGCTACCAGGATTCCCCTGGACCCCGTGAGGCCCTGAGCCGGCTCCGGGAGCTCTGCCATCAGTGGCTGCGGCCCGAGACGCACAGCAAGGAGCAGATCCTGGAGCTGCTGGTGCTGGAGCAGTTCCTGACCATCCTGCCCGCCGAGCTCCAGGCCTGGGTGAGGGAGCACCGCccggagagtggggaggaggcggTGACAGTACTGGAAGATCTGGAGAGAGGCGCTGATGACTCAGTAGTCCAG gttCCAGTCCTTGCACATGGGCAAGAAATATTCAGGGGAAAGGTGGTGCCTACTGGACCGGCACTCAGTGCCCAGTTTCAGCCAGTGGACCCCAAGTCCCTTCATGATTCTTCAGCATCCCTTGTGCTGGACTATG ATAATGAGAGTGAAAACAATGGATCCatgccaaagttggacatttatgaaaaaatggaatcacagaGAATTCTATCAGGAAGAATTTCAGAATTCGTGTCAGAAGGATCTGCTGAGCCTCAAGACATCTGCAAGTCTACAGACAGGCTAAAGaggcaatgggaaaaagaatcaGGGGGGTCTCAGAGACCATCATCTGCTCAGGATGGAAGTTTTAGTAAAATCCTTACCCACAAAAATACACTTACAGGTGAAATAAGCCATGATGGATGTGACAGAAGCTTAAACCTGAATTCAAGTGAATTTACACACCAGAAATCTCATAAACATAGTACCTATGACCAAAGTTTCAAATggaattcagattttattaaGCATCAAAGAATTTATGCTGGAGAAAAAATTCACCAATATGGAAAATCTCTCAAGAGCCCAAACCTTATTAAACATGCAGCAATTTTTAGTGGGGAGAAAACTCACcagtgtaatgaatgtgggaaagctttcagACACAGCTCAAAGCTTATTAGGCATCAGAGAATCCACACTGGAGAGAGGCCCTATGAATGTAATGAGTGTGGGAAAGGCTTTGGGGGCAGCTCAGATCTTATTAGGcaccagagaattcacactgggGAAAGACCCTTCGAATGCAAAGAATGTGGACGAGCATTCAGCCTGAACTCACATCTCATCCtgcatcagagaattcacaccagagagaaaccctatgaatgtagtGAATGTGGGAAAACCTTCAGAGTGAGCTCACACCTCATTCGACACCTGAgaatccacactggagagaaaccctatgaatgcaGTGAGTGTGGGAGAGCCTTCAGTCAGAGTTCACACCTTCGTCAACACCAAAGAATTCACAAGAGGGAAAACCTGATAATGTAA